Proteins encoded together in one Planctopirus ephydatiae window:
- a CDS encoding UbiD family decarboxylase, giving the protein MGYASLQACVRDLERNNMLRRIDVEIDPCLEMAEIQRRVYLAKGPALLFTRPKGCRFPMVSNLFGTIERTRFLFRHELEAVRHLVELKIDPQQLAKKPWRYWDVPLTLWKMWVRRVRSGPVTACETTISQLPQLKSWPNDGGGFITLPQVYSEDPFAPGFGKSNLGMYRVQLTGNDYLPDREIGLHYQIHRSIGVHHAHAAQRGERLKVNIFVGGPPAMTLAAVMPLPEGLSELLFGAALGGRPIRMVSRRGELPFWADADFVITGSIDPHETKIEGPFGDHLGYYSLPHPFPVMQVDKVYHRKDAIWPLTVVGRPPQEDTSFGEIIHEITGPIIPTVIPGVKAVHAVDAAGVHPLLLAIGSERYTPYVKRNRPQELLTQANAILGQGQLSLAKYLLIVAHEDEPSLDIHDIEAYFAHLLSRIDWSRDLHFQTKTTIDTLDYSGSGFNEGSKVVMAATGPVRRELPTNITEEFHLPDGFQNPKLCMPGVLAIEAPAFQPENADLRRFCDAFPVNSPINSFPLILLVDDADFSARTLNNWLWVTFTRSNPAIDIDGIGAFTEAKHFGCTGSLVIDARIKPQHAPPLIEDPQVSARIDQLAIRGGPLAGLW; this is encoded by the coding sequence ATGGGATATGCGAGTTTACAGGCCTGTGTGCGCGATCTCGAACGAAACAATATGCTGCGGCGTATTGATGTCGAGATCGATCCCTGCCTGGAAATGGCCGAGATCCAGCGGCGCGTTTATCTGGCAAAAGGCCCGGCTCTTCTCTTCACCAGACCTAAGGGGTGCCGCTTTCCGATGGTTTCCAACCTGTTTGGAACAATCGAGCGCACACGTTTTCTGTTCCGCCACGAACTCGAAGCGGTTCGTCATCTGGTCGAACTGAAGATCGATCCGCAGCAACTGGCGAAAAAGCCTTGGCGATACTGGGATGTGCCACTGACTCTCTGGAAAATGTGGGTGCGGCGGGTGCGTTCGGGCCCTGTTACAGCCTGCGAAACGACGATCAGTCAGTTGCCACAACTGAAGAGCTGGCCCAACGACGGTGGCGGCTTTATCACTTTGCCACAGGTTTACAGCGAAGATCCCTTCGCACCGGGCTTTGGTAAGTCGAATCTCGGGATGTACCGGGTCCAATTGACAGGAAATGACTATCTGCCCGATCGTGAAATCGGTCTGCATTATCAGATCCATCGCAGTATTGGTGTCCATCATGCCCATGCGGCTCAGCGTGGAGAACGACTCAAAGTCAACATTTTTGTCGGTGGCCCACCGGCGATGACATTAGCTGCCGTCATGCCCCTTCCTGAAGGGCTTTCGGAACTTCTTTTCGGTGCAGCACTGGGTGGCAGGCCCATTCGCATGGTTTCGCGCCGGGGAGAACTTCCGTTCTGGGCCGATGCCGATTTCGTCATCACCGGATCGATTGATCCCCATGAAACCAAGATCGAAGGCCCGTTTGGCGATCACCTCGGATATTACAGCTTGCCGCATCCCTTCCCGGTGATGCAGGTCGATAAGGTGTACCACCGCAAAGACGCTATCTGGCCATTAACGGTCGTCGGTCGGCCACCTCAGGAAGACACCTCGTTTGGCGAGATCATTCATGAGATCACTGGCCCGATCATTCCCACAGTCATCCCTGGTGTGAAGGCCGTGCATGCCGTCGATGCGGCTGGTGTGCATCCTCTGCTTCTGGCAATTGGTAGTGAACGATATACGCCTTATGTGAAGCGAAATCGTCCCCAGGAACTCCTCACACAGGCCAATGCAATCCTTGGACAGGGACAGCTCTCACTGGCCAAGTATCTGCTGATTGTGGCTCATGAAGATGAACCATCGCTCGACATCCACGACATCGAAGCCTATTTTGCTCATCTCTTGAGTCGGATCGACTGGTCGCGTGATCTGCACTTTCAAACCAAAACAACGATCGACACGCTGGATTACTCCGGGAGTGGTTTCAACGAAGGCTCAAAAGTGGTGATGGCAGCCACCGGGCCCGTTCGCCGGGAGCTACCTACTAACATCACGGAAGAATTTCATTTACCTGACGGATTTCAAAATCCCAAACTCTGCATGCCGGGTGTGCTGGCAATTGAAGCTCCGGCCTTTCAGCCAGAAAACGCGGATCTGCGCAGGTTCTGCGATGCGTTTCCAGTCAATTCGCCGATCAACAGCTTCCCGTTGATATTGCTGGTCGATGATGCCGATTTCTCGGCTCGCACACTCAACAACTGGTTATGGGTGACATTCACCCGATCGAACCCTGCCATTGATATTGATGGGATTGGTGCGTTTACAGAAGCCAAGCATTTTGGCTGCACAGGAAGCCTCGTGATCGATGCACGAATTAAGCCTCAGCATGCCCCACCTTTGATCGAAGATCCTCAGGTTTCTGCCCGAATCGATCAATTGGCAATTCGAGGTGGGCCATTGGCAGGATTATGGTAG